The Cryptomeria japonica unplaced genomic scaffold, Sugi_1.0 HiC_scaffold_1646, whole genome shotgun sequence genome contains a region encoding:
- the LOC131054495 gene encoding SKP1-like protein 1B: MEGKVILSSSDGQVFEVDMKVAMISQTLSNMLKDTEDTGSETAPIKLANVSSRIFNLIIEYGKYHVEAQKSDTSEPTADLKKRVRELVADDKDTFFQLMIAANFLHIQSLLDLSYQIVAEDIAACKDQQMIRQKYNIENDYSPEEEEEVLKLHNIFE, translated from the exons ATGGAAGGCAAGGTGATTTTAAGCAGTTCCGACGGTCAAGTATTCGAAGTAGATATGAAAGTGGCCATGATATCGCAAACCTTAAGTAATATGTTAAAGGATACAGAGGATACAGGTAGTGAGACAGCTCCCATCAAATTGGCAAATGTTTCCAGTAGAATTTTTAATCTTATTATCGAATACGGCAAATACCATGTTGAAGCCCAAAAGTCGGATACAAGCGAACCAACTGCGGATTTGAAGAAACGGGTTAGGGAGTTGGTAGCTGATGATAAAGACACTTTCTTCCAGTTGATGATC GCAGCAAATTTCCTTCACATTCAGAGTCTTCTTGATTTATCATACCAGATTGTGGCTGAGGACATTGCAGCATGTAAAGACCAACAAATGATTCGCCAAAAATATAACATAGAAAATGACTATAGTCCTGAAGAGGAGGAAGAGGTTTTAAAGCTGCATAATATATTTGAATGA